From one Humulus lupulus chromosome 8, drHumLupu1.1, whole genome shotgun sequence genomic stretch:
- the LOC133795468 gene encoding uncharacterized protein LOC133795468, translating to MIGVSADVITHKLNVDPDNLPVKQKRRKFAPERNRIINEEIQKLLDIGFVREVHCPQWLANIVVVPKKNGKWRVCIDFIDLNKACPKDSFPLPHIDMMVDATAGHELLSFMDAFSGYNQILMHPEDQEKTSFITERGTYCYKVMPFGLKNAGATYQRLVNKIFTEYLGKSMEVYIDDMLVKSLRAEDHVNHLRQSFKVLQQNGMKLNPTKCTFGVRSGKFLGYLVTQRGVEANQDQIKSIMDIPSPRTKKDVQKLTGIIAVLSRFISRSSDRCQKFFDILRKNKTFQWTPECDRALQELKEYLTQPPLLSKPLEGEILYLYLSVSVSAVLVREEERKQKPIYYTSKALLDAETSYTHLEKLALALVVAARKLRPYFQCHPIVVPTTFPMKSILHKPELSGRLAKWAVELGEHDITFQPRTTIKSQVLADFVADFSPSIQKEAEGEAMCLDKETYNDGWTMHVDGSSTTHDSGLGVSLRSPQGDVFEQSYKCGFKATNNESEYEVLIAVLGLAISMGIDSIIVYSDSQLVVNQMQGDYQVRDSKLIAYMTKAKEIQLSFKRCDIKQIPRDQNVQADALANLGSSIEATEEKKIMLVYLEWPAVWKGHQEALDVQQTRSWMDPIIDYLREDKLPENKMEACKLRVKAARFSIIEGTLYRRSYTGVLLRCLTPEEAKHVLQELHEGECGNHSGPRSLAHRALTVGYYWPTMRADTKDYVRTCDKCQRYAPVPHQPSEPLHPIISPWPFMKWGMDIVGKLPMAPGQKVYLLMVTDYFTKWVEGESFSCIKDKEVINFIWKNVICRFGVPKEIVTDNGSQFINVSTLKKRLEAAKGKWVKEFPAVLWSYRTTEKTSTGETPFSLTYGFKAVLPVERGLDTLRKSTANEETNSNQMAKELDLLDEKRDKANLRIASYKQMVARHYNKNLRTRAYKVGDYVLRRTFQNTKEAGVGKLGSNWEGPYQITKVVGQGAYKLQATDGRNVTNSWNACHLRPYFY from the exons ATGATCGGAGTCAGTGCAGATGTTATTACCCATAAGCTAAATGTAGATCCAGACAATCTTCCAgtgaaacaaaaaagaagaaagtTTGCTCCCGAGAGAAACCGAATTATAAATGAAGAAATTCAGAAGTTGCTTGACATTGGTTTTGTTCGTGAAGTACACTGCCCACAGTGGTTGGCTAATATCGTTGTAGTCCCAAAaaagaatggaaaatggcgagTGTGCATCGATTTTATAGACTTAAATAAAGCTTGTCCGAAAGACTCATTCCCTTTACCACACATCGACATGATGGTAGATGCTACGGCTGGGCATGAATTGTTGAGCTTTATGGACGCGttttcaggctacaatcagattctaatgcacccagaagatcaagagAAAACTTCTTTCATTACTGAACGGGGAacctactgttacaaagtaatgccctttgggcTAAAAAATGCAGgggctacttatcaaaggctcgTGAACAAGATATTCACTGAATACCTTGGAAAGTCAATGGAGGTTtacattgacgacatgctcgtCAAATCTCTCAGGGCTGAAGATCATGTTAATCACCTCCGACAATCATTCAAGGTTCTACAACAGAATGGAATGAAGTTGAACCCAACCAAGTGTACGTTCGGTGTACGTTCAGGTAAATTTTTGGGGTATCTGGTTACTCAAAGAGGAGTTGAGGCCAATCAAGACCAAATCAAATCCATTATGGACATCCCTTCTCCACGCACTAAAAAGGATGTCCAGAAGCTAACTGGTATAATAGCAGTGCTTAGCCGATTCATCTCCAGATCATCAGATAGGTGTCAAAAATTCTTTGACATCCTTCGAAAGAACAAAACGTTCCAGTGGACTCCTGAGTGCGATCGTGCATTACAAGAGCTAAAAGAATATTTGACGCAACCTCCTCTTCTGTCTAAGCCATTGGAAGGGGAGATTCTTTACTTATACTTGTCAGTGTCAGTAAGTGCAGTGCTAGTTAGAGAGGAGGAAAGGAAGCAAAAGCCAATTTACTACACAAGTAAGGCCCTACTTGATGCTGAGACAAGCTACACCCACTTGGAGAAATTGGCATTGGCCCTGGTAGTTGCTGCACGAAAGTTGCGTCCATACTTCCAATGCCACCCAATTGTAGTTCCCACTACTTTTCCAATGAAGTCAATTCTACATAAGCCCGAGCTCTCAGGTAGATTAGCAAAGTGGGCTGTGGAGCTTGGAGAACACGACATAACCTTTCAGCCTCGTACAACCATTAAGTCCCAAGTCTTGGCAGATTTTGTGGCTGATTTTTCCCCGTCCATTCAAAAGGAAGCAGAAGGAGAAGCCATGTGCTTGGACAAAGAAACATACAATGATGGGTGGACCATGCATGTTGATGGCTCGAGCACTACTCACGATAGTGGTTTGGGTGTGTCACTAAGATCACCTCAGGGGGATGTCTTTGAACAATCTTATAAATGTGGCTTCAAAGCCACCAATAACGAAAGTGAGTATGAGGTACTCATAGCTGTATTAGGATTGGCTATAAGCATGGGAATAGATAGCATCATcgtctacagtgattctcagttgGTAGTAAATCAAATGCAAGGAGACTACCAAGTTAGAGACTCAAAGTTAATTGCCTACATGACCAAGGCTAAGGAAATCCAACTCTCTTTCAAAAGATGTGATATCAAACAGATCCCTAGAGACCAAAATGTACAAGCTGATGCCCTTGCCAATCTAGGATCCTCTATAGAAGCAACAGAAGAGAAGAAGATCATGCTTGTTTACTTAGAGTGGCCTGCTGTTTGGAAAGGTCACCAAGAAGCCTTGGATGTGCAACAAACGAGATCATGGATGGATCccataattgattatttgagagaGGACAAACTCCCTGAGAATAAGATGGAGGCTTGTAAACTTAGAGTTAAAGCAGCAAGATTTTCTATCATTGAAGGGACATTGTATCGAAGGTCCTATACAGGCGTTCTCCTTAGGTGTCTGACCCCAGAGGAGGCCAAGCACGTGTTGCAGGAATTGCATGAAGGAGAGTGTGGAAACCACTCCGGACCACGAAGCTTGGCTCATCGAGCACTCACTGTGGGTTACTATTGGCCAACCATGAGAGCAGACACAAAAGACTATGTCAgaacatgtgacaaatgtcaacgATATGCTCCCGTCCCGCATCAGCCATCAGAGCCCCTCCATCCCATTATATCTCCATGGCCTTTCATGAAATGGGGAATGGATATTGTGGGCAAGCTACCAATGGCACCTGGACAGAAGGTGTACCTGCTTATGGTGAcagattatttcacaaagtgggtagaaggAGAGTCTTTTTCGTGTATCAAAGACAAAGAAGTAATCAACTTTATCTGGAAGAATGTGATCTGTAGATTTGGAGTCCCAAAGGAAATTGTCACAGACAATGGTTCTCAATTTATCAACG TATCTACACTCAAGAAGCGACTAGAGGCGGCAAAAGGTAAGTGGGTTAAGGAATTTCCAGCTGTGCTATGGTCTTACCGTACAACAGAAAAGACTTCCACTGGTGAGACCCCTTTCTCTTTAACTTATGGTTTCAAAGCGGTCCTCCCAGTTGAAAGAGGTCTTGATACCTTGAGGAAATCTACAGCAAATGAGGAGACTAACTCTAATCAAATGGCAAAAGAGCTAGATTTACTTGACGAAAAAAGAGACAAGGCCAATTTAAGGATAGCATCGTACAAGCAAATGGTAGCTCGACATTACAACAAAAACTTGAGGACTCGTGCATATAAAGTTGGGGATTATGTCCTAAGGCGAACTTTTCAGAACACCAAAGAGGCTGGAGTAGGCAAGCTTGGAtccaactgggaaggaccctaccaaattACTAAGGTGGTGGGGCAAGGAGCCTACAAGCTACAAGCAACTGATGGAAGGAATGTTACGAATAGTTGGAATGCATGTCATCTCCGACCTTATTTTTACTAG
- the LOC133793825 gene encoding uncharacterized protein At5g08430-like, translated as MKKYMRKRKLTINKEIEAEDWCFLCKEGGQLLICDYGICLKVYHPYCVGKDDSCLENGEHWFCGRHSCLMCHKTSKFQCFCCPNAFCAKCISSAEFVLVRDDNGFCKECLNLILLAEQDEVYDSNGVKIDFKDRETREGLFKEYWDIVKEKESLIPDDIHAADKRLKKNENQQQGPVSTKIYWGEEDDDFIVVESNKDVVKRKPLCKSKISKKQEFIGWGSKPLIEFLKSIGKDTTKQMSQYEVDAIVKVYIQEKSLFHPEDKRKVLCDGRLYSVFRKKSLIKKKIYFLLDAHFAKNLDKSESSEYIDGDEENLQDKYQNVVMSCKKQRTVSPDRKYYEEEAVRRSCFASIVSDNIKLIYLRRSLVEELSKQPENFEEKLVGSFVRVKTDHRDYQQKNSHQLLPVTGVIRSFAGEILLKFSRMHSIEDFRICMLSDSDFTEEECQDLREKIKVGALEKLTIVELEEKAKILHADITKQWIKRELIFLKNCINHANEKGRRRELLEYLEQRERLENPSEQEKLLLEVPKVIAEALENNAELETDDTGAKIVYF; from the exons ATGAAGAAATATATGAGAAAACGAAAGTTAACAATTAATAAAGAGATTGAAGCAGAGGATTGGTGCTTCCTCTGCAAAGAAGGTGGCCAATTACTCATATGCGACTATGG GATCTGTTTGAAAGTTTATCATCCTTACTGTGTTGGAAAAGATGATTCTTGTTTAGAGAATGGAGAACACTGGTTTTGTG GTCGGCATTCCTGCTTAATGTGCCATAAAACCTCAAAGTTCCAGTGCTTTTGCTGTCCAAATGCTTTTTGTGCAAAGTGCATTAGCTCTGCTGAGTTTGTACTTGTTAGGGATGATAATGGATTCTGTAAGGAGTGTCTTAATCTTATTTTACTTGCAGAGCAAGATGAGGTTTATGACTCTAATGGG GTTAAGATAGATTTCAAAGATAGAGAAACACGTGAGGGCCTATTCAAAGAATATTGGGACATAGTTAAGGAGAAAGAAAGCTTGATTCCAGATGATATTCATGCTGCAGAtaagagactaaagaaaaatGAGAATCAACAGCAGGGTCCAGTTTCAACGAAAATTTACTGgggtgaagaagatgatgatttCATAGTAGTTGAATCCAACAAAGATGTAGTAAAACGGAAGCCATTATGCAAGAGCAAGATATCAAAGAAACAAGAGTTTATTGGATGGGGGTCGAAACCTCTTATTGAGTTTCTAAAATCCATTGGTAAAGATACAACCAAACAAATGTCCCAGTATGAAGTGGATGCGATCGTCAAGGTGTACATTCAAGAAAAGAGTCTTTTCCACCCAGAAGATAAACGCAAGGTTCTTTGTGATGGAAGGCTCTATTCTGTTTTCCGAAAGAAGTCATTGATAAAGAAGAAAATATATTTCCTTTTGGATGCCCATTTTGCTAAGAACTTGGACAAATCAGAGTCAAGTGAGTATATAGATGGAGATGAAGAAAATTTGCAAGACAAATATCAAAATGTTGTTATGTCATGTAAAAAGCAGAGAACTGTTAGCCCTGATAGgaaatattatgaagaggaagcTGTTAGGCGAAGCTGCTTTGCATCTATAGTTTCTGATAATATCAAACTGATCTATCTAAGGAGGAGTTTAGTGGAGGAGTTATCAAAGCAGCCtgaaaattttgaagaaaaattaGTTGGAAGTTTTGTTAGAGTCAAAACCGATCACAGAGATTATCAACAGAAGAATTCTCACCAACTTTTGCCTGTAACAG GTGTAATAAGATCTTTTGCTGGTGAAATCCTCCTAAAATTTTCTCGTATGCATTCGATAGAAGACTTTCGTATTTGTATGCTTTCAGATTCTGATTTCACTGAG GAAGAATGCCAAGATTTGCGAGAAAAGATAAAAGTAGGTGCACTCGAAAAGCTTACTATT GTTGAGCTTGAGGAGAAGGCCAAAATTCTGCACGCAGACATTACTAAGCAA TGGATTAAGAGAGAGCTGATCTTCCTAAAGAATTGCATCAATCATGCAAATGAGAAGGGGCGGAGAAGAGA ATTATTGGAGTATTTAGAGCAAAGAGAACGACTCGAAAATCCATCCGAACAGGAAAAATTACTGCTAGAGGTGCCCAAGGTCATTGCTGAAGCTTTGGAGAACAATGCAGAACTGGAAACTGATGATACAGGGGCTAAAATTGTGTACTTTTGA